One stretch of Pomacea canaliculata isolate SZHN2017 linkage group LG1, ASM307304v1, whole genome shotgun sequence DNA includes these proteins:
- the LOC112569842 gene encoding ankyrin-1-like: MAFLTRESVLVDSANRDNQDLLLMALTGAYGSYTQEEVDNALIRAAINGNSRCVSLLLDWNADCDAEDMDGDTPLMLAACNNHVDVVQLLINAGCGVNHVSDRHRTALHMAAWVGNVKVCQMLLHAGADPTIQEMYGDTALMLAAHRSPDVASLLAKHKQAINIRNENGDTALNCAAKSGHTESVRVLVEAGADINARNRNGETALMYATYENHVETAKLLLQLGTDPNIATNSGLVPLHIACQKKMEEMCEVLLQGGADPNFSDKSGRRPLSFAVSSGRARIVLQLIQAGACSQYQGPALFNKRTVVVSPLYKALLDKRLDIAEMLSRTGSSTSSDLFQIYKCEELQSELEDTTRGQEVLSYIKSIACSPTSLRLTCLQVIHSMVGKQQGWQNKIRSLRIPKPLIAFLLHEDLIHC; this comes from the exons ATGGCATTTCTGACTAG gGAAAGTGTCTTGGTTGATTCTGCTAATCGTGACAACCAGGACCTACTTCTTATGGCACTGACTGGTGCATATGGTAGCTACACGCAAGAAGAGGTGGATAATGCACTTATCCGAGCTGCCATCAATGGAAATAGTCGCTGTGTGTCACTGTTACTGGACTGGAATGCAGACTGTGATGCAGAGGACATGGATGGCGATACCCCTTTGATGCTAGCTGCCTGCAACAACCATGTTGATGTTGTGCAGCTACTCATCAATGCTGGTTGTGGTGTTAACCATGTTAGCGACCGTCATCGTACAGCTTTGCATATGGCAGCTTGGGTTGGCAATGTCAAGGTTTGCCAGATGCTTCTGCATGCAGGGGCAGATCCCACCATTCAAGAAATGTATGGTGACACTGCACTAATGCTTGCTGCACACCGGTCTCCAGATGTCGCTAGTCTTTTGGCAAAACACAAGCAGGCAATCAACATTAGAAATGAAAACGGAGACACTGCACTTAACTGTGCAGCAAAGTCAGGCCATACAGAGAGTGTTCGGGTTTTAGTAGAAGCAGGTGCAGATATCAATGCCAGAAACAGAAATGGAGAAACAGCTCTGATGTATGCCACATATGAAAATCATGTAGAAACAGCCAAACTCTTACTGCAGTTAGGAACAGATCCCAATATTGCCACCAATAGTGGGTTAGTGCCTCTCCACATTGCCTGCcagaaaaagatggaagaaatgTGTGAAGTACTTCTGCAAGGAGGAGCAGACCCAAATTTTTCCGACAAAAGTGGCCGGCGACCATTAAGTTTTGCAGTCAGCAGTGGAAGAGCAAGAATTGTGCTTCAGCTGATCCAAGCTGGAGCTTGTTCACAATATCAAGGGCCAGCACTTTTCAACAAGCGGACTGTTGTAGTCTCccctttgtacaaagcattgcTTGATAAAAGGCTGGATATAGCAGAAATGCTATCAAGGACAGGGAGTAGCACCTCATCTGACCTGTTCCAAATCTACAAATGTGAAGAGCTACAGTCTGAGCTGGAAGATACAACACGTGGCCAAGAGGTGCTAAGCTACATCAAGAGCATTGCATGCTCACCTACAAGCTTGCGACTGACGTGTCTGCAGGTGATACACTCTATGGTTGGCAAACAACAAGGATGGCAAAATAAAATCAGGTCACTTCGTATTCCTAAACCTCTTATAGCATTTCTGTTACATGAGGATCTGATTCATTGTTAG